The DNA region CGGCTCAAGTTGGACACCTGTGGCATTAAGTTGAAGCTGCAGCAGTGGAACCAGTTTACCCAGGACGATCGCCTCAAGCTGGTAGAACTACCCTGCGAAACAGAGTCAGAGATTCAGGCTTATCGAGAGTTTCTGTGTAAGTTGGTACAACAGCGGACTGGCGCGATCGCCTCTGAACTTGCGATCGATCCCCAGCCCCCCTGGTTAGATGCCACCACGATTCCCCAGGATGTCTCTACAAAAGCTGCTGCTGTTGAGGTGAATTTGACCCTGGAGCAATGGGCCTCCCTGACACCACTACAACGATTTGCTTTACTCAAGCTAAGTCGATCGGGGCACGAAAATCACAATTTTGTGCCTGC from Leptodesmis sichuanensis A121 includes:
- a CDS encoding nitrate reductase associated protein; amino-acid sequence: MPNFFQFESDFVESLRCIPMQVRLKLDTCGIKLKLQQWNQFTQDDRLKLVELPCETESEIQAYREFLCKLVQQRTGAIASELAIDPQPPWLDATTIPQDVSTKAAAVEVNLTLEQWASLTPLQRFALLKLSRSGHENHNFVPALREFQLI